In the Dehalogenimonas sp. THU2 genome, TTTCACTATTTGCCAAGCTTGTCGCTGCAGAACGTCTGCGTTGACCTTGTCGGGATTCCCGTCGATACCTTGCGACAATATATTGGAGTAATAACTGGCCTTCTTGAATATCGGTTGAAGGTAATCGACGCTGGCTATCACCAGAGGCGCCTTTTCTTCCTTCAGGACTTCTTGAAGCCCCCGATCGACCAGTTGGCAGAAACGTAACAATCGGTCTTCATCGTAATCCTTAGCTACACCCTGACCGTGGGTTATGACCGGGGTCTTGCCTCCGGCGTGATACTGATGCGCATCAACCCTGGTCCGGCCTTCGGTACCCCGACCCGCTGTCGCCGAATGGAACTGGTGCTGCTTTTCCTGGTCATCGAACCTGAGCGCCTCATCAAGGCTCCTCGGCATACCCACCGGTATGAGTTCCCGGCAATTGTCCCTGCGGCATCGGAATAGAGCGACGTGGTTCATACTTAAGGACAACAGGTAATAGTCTCCGTCGTTAGTGATGAGTGGTAAAAGGGGTTTAACGTAGTACTCATCGGCGACTCTCACGGTCTCGGCCACAGTTATGGGCAGATTGACATATCGGAATGACTTTGGAGAAAAGAATAATGCCAGGCTTTCATCCTGATGTTGCCAGAACAATGCGTCGGATAAAAGTTCCCGCGCCGGGGCAAGGATGATTTTTGCTTGTGGAGCGCGGAAGCCGCTTTCAATAAGGCGTATTTCAGCTTCATCCAACAAATTTCGGAGTTGAATTGGATCGGCACCCGTATCGCCCGTTCGATGAGTGGGCAGATAGATGGATACCGCCGGCCGTTCAGGGGTTTGCAACAGGTTTGAAAATTCTTCTTTACGTAATGTCTCCATGTCGAGTCTCCTTCATAATAGTTCGGTTTCTGATGTGACAAACGTACAAGGGATTTAGATGCACATAGCCGCATCGACCTCGGTGTTCACTGGAAGCAGGCGCACGCTGCCAGTAATATCATCGACCGCAGAAATCGCGGCGGTGGTTAAACTTGCCAGGCGGTGCCGGTTTTCAGCGGTAACGGCGAATACCAGATTGGGTGATCCTTCCAATATCTCAACCAATCCTACCCCGGGTGAACGTGACAGTGTAAAGGCCGCATTTGTCGCCAAGTCCTGAACGACATCCAAGAGTATGTAGGTTTTACCGACATAGCGTTCTTTCACCCCGATATTTTCCGAAGCCACTCTTAACATTATTACCGTTTGAGTCGCTTGCCACCATACGTATTGTCACCTAATTAATCAAGCATTGAGTACCTATTTCCCAAATGTACCTGATTAACGGATCTCAGCCCATGAATACGTAGTCATTTCTGCAGAATTGAGTATTCATACGGATTTCATAAATTCCAGCCCGGGGATAATATAGTCATGTGAGAAGGATTCGATTCGTATAACTTCCAAGTACCTCGGGCGTTAATAGAGGTGGAAATCACAGGAGGAAATGGTGATATATGGAAAGGGATTATTCAGGTAATATACTGACGGGCCTGCTCTTAGGTACGGCGATTGGCATCGGGCTGGGTTTGCTTTATGCGCCGAGGCCCGGTAGTGAAATAAGGGCCGGGTTGTACAAGCAGGCGCAGGAGGTCCTGAGCCAGGTGGCAGGGATCGGTGATACACTGATGGGACGCATGGATGATGTCGGTTGTACCGTTCGAGAATGTGGTAGAAGCATTCGTGTGGCGGTGAAAGGCGACGGTGCCGGCAGATTGCACCAGGCCTGAACTTTTCGATTCAAGTCACAAGAAAAAGGGTTGGCAAAGGAGGAAATATGGATAGCGACAAGGCGGGCGGACTCGCGGCCGGACTGTTGATCGGGGTTGCCGTAGGAGCGGGATTCGGCCTGTTATATGCTCCGAAGTCCGGACGCAAGACCCGTAAGGAAATTCAAAAACAGGCGTTGGGCCTGAAAGAACATGCCGATGAGTTCATCAGTAACGTTAAAGAGCGGGACGCGGAGTTTTGTAAGGCCATCAGAGAAGGAACAGAAAACTATCGCCGTGAGATGCTGGCGAAGATGAAGTGAATTCTGGAAATTTCGGGAAACAATAAATCGCAAAGGAGGAACCATCCAATGAAAAAAGAGACTATGGGCGGTATGGTATTAGGTATCATGGCCGGGGCGGCTATTGGGATGGGAGTGGGTTTACTTTATGCCCCGCAATCCGGGCGTAAGACGCGGCGGGACATCGAAAAGCAGGCCCTCGAGATGAAAAAGCGGGCGGAGCATTTCAGTGAAACAGTGAAGGAGCGAGCTGAAGACATCGGCAGCACCGTCGCCGAAGGGACCGAAAAATACCGGCGCAAGGTGATGTCTAAAATTGGCTGATTAATAAATCACCTTTTTAGCCGAGTGAGGAACTGAATTAACGAATAACGGACAGCTATTTGGCTGTCCGTTATTCTATTTTCCGCAGATTATCAACTAATTAACGATGAATTCGCCGTACATGACCGGATGAAGATCGCACCTGAAAGAGTAGGTTCCGGGTTCCGACGGGGTTGTGAAGGTGTATTCGATGGTTGTTTTACTGATCAGTTGGCCCCGAAAAATGGGGTCAGACGCGAAACGTTCCGTGTACAGCGCGAAATTATGGAGTATTCCCTCTGCGTTGGTAAAGACTATTGTGACCTTGGTGCTGGCTGGCACGGTCATACGGTCATTATCGAATTTCATTTTGTCGGCTTTCAAATAATAGGTGATGCTGCCGTCGGAGTTTGTTGTCGGCGGGGGTGAAGGCGTGTTGGAATTGCCGCTGCAGGCGGTGATCGGGCTTGAAAGCACCATAACCAGGATAAGTGCTGCGGGGACTATCCGGTGCCACATTCTGAACTTCATTAAAATCTCCGTAAATTATCAATGATATTCCGTATATCACATTTCATTATAAGCTATAAATGCGGTTGATCCTAATTGAACATGGGAATATTACCTCGCCCACAACCTCTCGATAAAGTATAATAAGTCAAGGTGAGCCGGGAACTTTCTCAGGGCGCGAAGAGGAGAATACTGAATGGACATACCTACGCTGGTCAGCATCAATTTGGCAGTTCAAATCGGGTTGGTCGGCGTTATTTTATATGCAGCTTATCTAGCCAGGGAACGCCAACTTGATAAGCATTGTAAGATCATGAGATTCGCGATCATTGTGCAGATATTGACTATTGCCGTATTTATGGCACCTCGACTCATCGATCTGGCAGGCTTCCTGCCTATCGGTGGGCGGCCTGGCCTGGAGATGTGGGTGCATCATATACTTGGTTTGCTTGTAGTGGGTTTATGGATCTATATTAACCTTGCGGTATCCGGTAAAATCAAGGTAAATGGCCGATTGATCGGCGTGATGCGGTTGGCGATGGTATCCTGGATAGCATCCCTCATTCTCGGATTTGATATGTATCGCTTTCTCTGGTGATTGCTTGGATGACAGATTTTCATAGTCGCCGGCGCCTGAGCCGCGAAGCCAGGACTATCAGGGTGATGATCGGTATGTACTGCCGCGATCACCATAAGGCGCCGGATCTTTGTCGTTCCTGCCAGTCTTTGGCGGAGTACGCTTTGCAGCGCCTCGACAAATGCCCTTTCAGCGAAGGAAAAACTGTTTGTGCGTTATGCCCGGTTCACTGTTATAAACCGGAATCGAGAAAACAGATCCGGGATGTGATGCGCTACGCCGGACCCAGGATGATGTTACACCATCCGATCATGGCAGCGATGCATATGTTCGACCGGCGACGGAAAAAACCATTGGCATCGGTCTAATCGATGAGGTTCCGGAAGACCGCAGCTATGCCATCCAAAGCTATGCCATCCAATCGGTAACATCCAGTGCGTAGATCATATCGTCGCACCATTCTCCGGCGATTAAATAACTTTTTTCGATGTATCCGACTTGCTTCAAACCCAAGCGTTCGGCCAGTTTTCGCGAAGGGGTATTACGGGGATCGATGGAGAAGATAACGCGGCGTTTACCCAACTCTTTGAAAAGATATCCGATGACTGCCGCCACGGCCTCAGTGGCGTAGCCGCAGCCCTGGTATACCGGGGACAGCGTGCATCCTAACTCGATTTCCCCTTCATAGGACTGCAGGAAGTGGATGCCGATGTCTCCGGCCAACTCCGGTTGGTCCGCGATGAAAATGCCCAACTGATACCAGGTATCGGGCGTATCCGGTGCTTCGGCGGTGGCCTCTAGAAACCTCACTGAGTCGGCGATATCGGTTGGACGCCATGTCTGGTAACGGAATACGTCCGGCAATGACCTGTATCGAAAAAGTGCCGGAGCGTCATCGATGGTCAACCGCCTGAGTGTTAACCGGGGTGTTTGTAAGGTAATAGCTTTGACCACCCGGGTATTTTACCTCGCCCGACAGCCGATGGCTAGAGCAATCCCTCAGCCTGGCGCGGTTGCCCATCCCGTGTGAAAGTGATGCGTACCCGTGCGCCCTTCTCCAGTCCGGAGAGGGCCCGGTCGAGGTCAGCAGCGGTGTTTACCGGTGCAGCATCTATTTTGGTTATGATGTCACCCGGTTTGAGACCGGCGACGGCCGCGGGGAGTCCCGGTTTTATCGAGCCGACATAAGCCCCGCGCATCACCTTCAGACCGTGGGCGGCGGTGTATTTTTCGGCGTCGGCGACCGCAGCACCGAAAGAGGGTGCCGATGCAGCCTTTGCCTGGGAGAGATAATGTTCAAGCTGGCGCTGGTCGAAGCCGACCACCAGGTTGCCGTCGATCTCGGTCACCGGTACCGCCATGCGCCCGGTGCGTCGCGCAAGGTCCTGGGCGGCGGCGGCGTCCCGTGACACATCGACCTCGGTGAAAGGTATGCCCCGTTGTGAAAGGAACCCTTTCACTGTATTGCAGTGCGGTCAGGTCTGGGTGGTATATACGGTCACTTTCATTGTTGACACCTCAGTTACCAGTATATCGCGGCTCTTCTTATAGTCAAAATTCGAATCCGCTCCGGCGCCGGGCGAGATTGTTCCCCTCACCGATGATATTTTCGGGAAACGATCCGTTGGGTGGATGCGGGATGGCTGAATTGTTCTCGGAGCCGGAAACAATGGAAACAATTATTTCGGTCAAGCAGGCGGCTTCAGGGAGTAATGATCAACGTCAGCAGGTTCAAAAACACGGTGGCTAAATCGGTCCTTTTCTGTCCATTCCCGGGATTCCCCTCGCAAAAAGATGCGGAACAATTCAATACAGCATCGGGAAGCCTGGTTTCTGAGAGGGAGCACCCATGATACCACACGGTCACTCATGGGTTGTCAATGGGATTTTGGCGGGTTTTGAAAATATTTATTTATTGGCGCGGGTTGTATGAACGGTCAACGCTTTTTCTTGGGTGGTGCGGCGTGAGCGATATCGATGGACTGTTTTGCCCATCGGAGGAGTTCTTTCGCGTCTTCAAAAACATCGTCCGGTACCTGAAAATAGGGCATGGGCTTGTATTGTGGGCTGCCGTATTTGACATAAACATCGCGATTCGAGTCATCGGCCTTGAGGTATAGGATGTCGTTCGAGATCAGACCGAACATGGCGTCTTCATGGAATACGCCGAAGCCACCGAACATGCGACGCCCGGAGACGACGCCGAGACGGGCGAGTTTTTCCAGGACCAAATCGAGGAATTCTTGAGTCGCGGCCATGATTTATCTTCCCCCGTCCGGTTTTTCAAAGTCATAGTCGCAGACCGGGGATTCCGGCGGCAGTTCGGGCACAGGCGGGCGTTTCAGTGAAGCTATGACCGCGATGCCGAGGATCGTAGCGATAACCAGCAGGGACAGGAAAGTCGGCATGTGGTAGATGCCGGAGATGAGCATCTTGAAGCCGAGGAAGACCAGCACCGACGCCAGGCCGTAATGTAGGTAGTAGAGCCGGTTGGCGAATCCCTCCAGAGCGAAGTAGATGGAGCGAAGGCCCATGATGGCAAACATATTGGAGGTATATACGATGAAGGGATCAGTGGTGATCGACAGTACCGCCGGAATGGAATCCACAGCGAAGATGATGTCGGTCGTTTCCACGGCGATGAGCACTGCCAGTAGCGGTGTAGCCACTTTGCGCCCATTTTCCACGGTGAAGAACTTGCCACCGTGGTAGTTGTGGCTCATCGGCAGGTAGCGCCGTAGTAATTTAAGGACGGGATTAGCTTCCGGATGCGGGTCTTCTTCTTTCTTCATGCCCATACGGACGCCGGTGAAGATCAGGAAGGCGCCGAAGACGTAGATGATCCACTCGAAACTGGTTATCAACGCGATGCCGCCGAAGATGAAAGCAGCGCGCATCAGAATGGCTCCGATAATGCCCCAGAACAGCACCCGGTGCCGGTATTCCTGCGGCACGCAGAAGTAAGTAAAGAGCATCAGGAAGACAAAGAGGTTATCGACGGAGAGCGATTCCTCGACGACGTAGGCACTAAAGTAGTCGACCGCGTGAGTTGACCCGGCAAAAATCCAGACGCCGAAACCGAAGATCAGCGCCAGGCTGACCCACAATACCACCCAGCCGACGGCCTCCCTGGTCTTGATGATGTGCGCATGCCGATGAAAGACGAAAAGATCCAGTGCCAGCATGGTTACCAGGAAGATATTAAAAAGTATCCAAGGCCAGATGCCGATGTTCATAGAATTCCTTTGTGATGAGCCGCAGTGCGGATTGAATGATGACTAAAACGGTTACTGTTCAGTGGGAAAGTATAGCTCAGAGCATAATGAATGTAAACATTATATCACTGGCAGTGGGTTTTGATGTAAAACGAAGAACCGATGGCAAATGGTAATATCGCCGTCGGCTCTTCGTTTCGGTTCTAATTAATCCGTCGGGCTGAGGGAGAGCTTAACCGCCCTGGGCGACCGCGATGCCGAGTTGCCGGGCACTGATTTTGCCTACTTCCAGCTCGGCCGGAGCAGCCAGTACCCAGTCCCCGAATTTTTTCCAACCCAGGTAAGTGGCAAATTTGTCCAGCGCCGCCGCGGAATCTACGGCTTCATTGGCGTGACAGATGATGGCAGCGAATGATAAGCCTTTCCTGACCTGCTCACGCGCCGGCCAGAGTGTCTCGAAGAACTTCTTGGTGTCGCCGGCCAGGGACTGGAAAGGCTGAGTGGTCACCAGGATAAAGGCATCGGCGTTCGCCAGGTCAGAGGCAGATGTTTCGGTGATGTTCTTTACCTCGGCCTTGCCCCCGGCCTGCGCGACGCCTTCCGCTGCAGCCTGGGCCAGCGCCTTGCAACTGCCGGTGAACGACTGGTATCCGATTACGATTTTGCCCATGATAAAATACCTCCTTTTATTTTAGATGACATATTGTTGCGGCGGACATTTGGCGGGGCACGGGTTGGCATCGCATTTAAGGCACTGCGAGATCATGAGTATCAGAGATTCACGCTCCCGGTCTTCCTGTTGAAGTTCAGCGATGCGCCGACGGCTGAGCTCTGCCTCGAGTTTTAAGACTTCAATGGTGTGTTCCACCCGCTCCCGGTGGTTAGACTCCCGGTCGCTTAAGGTGCCTTTGATTTCATCCAGGTCCAACCCAACGTTGCGTAACCGGCGGATAAGCTTGATCCGGCTGATGTCGCGGCTGTCGTATAAGCGCATGCCGCCTGAAGTGCGGTCCGGCGCTTCCAAAAGCCCCTTTTCTTCGTAGAAACGGACGGTACGGATGCTGACGCCGGCACGCCTGGCTACCTCGCTGACTTGAAAGAGGGGATTGAGCATGTCTGTCATGGTGCATAGTTTAAGACAACATGACGTTACTGTCAACCCATAACGTTACGTAATAGCAGGGCGACCTATTTAATTTCGAGTCCGGGATCGGTTAAGGTGTTTTTACGGATTACCCGCGCCCGAATCCTCGAAGCCGGCAAGATTGCCGATGACATTGGTTATAGACGTGCCGCTCGGCAATACTATTTTTGAGTTACCGGACAGAGCGGTTTCCACTGCCTGCAACTGGCGGAGTTTCTGCGCGTTGCCTTTAAAGTAGGCCTCCGCTGCCTCGTTGACCAGCTTGATGGCGGCGGCTTCACCTTCCGCGATCAATATCTGTGACAGCTTATTACCCTCGGCCTCCAGGATGGCGGCCTGCCGTTCGCCTTCTGCGGCTTTGATTGCCGCACGCCGTCTGCCGTCAGCTTCCGTTTCAGCAGCGGTGGCGAAGTCTACGGCGGCCTGTTTTTTATTTTCGGCCATGACCACGCTGTTCATGGTAGCCTGGACGTCCGCCGGCGGATTTATTTCCTTAAGTTCCGTCCGGACGATGTCTATGCCCCAGTTCCCGGTTTCCTTCTCCAGGGTGGCATAGAGATTGCCGTTGATGATATTACGCTCGCTGTTGGCGGAGGTCAGAGTCAGGGTACCGATGATATTGCGGAGGGTAGTGCGGGCCAGGGAAACGATCTGGCGTTCAAATTCCTGGACGTTATACTGTGACGCCTTGACCCCGTCCTCGGTGGAGCGGACTTTAAAGTAAACCTGGGCGTCAACGGAGGCATTCAGTTTGTCGGCAGTGATGATCTCCTGAGATCCGGCGTCGATCATGCGTTCAGTGACGTCCACCCGCCGTATCGTATCCACGAAAGGGATGATGATGTTGAGGCCGGGGGAGGCGAAACGTTGGTACTTGCCCAGCCGTTCGATGAGACCACGATGGGTGGGACGGACGATCCTGAATCCGAGAGCCAGATAGATCAGGATAAGCAGCAGAAGTACGGGACCGATTATCAGACCGACAGACATAGTGTTTCTCCTCTTTTGTTACGACGTCCCAGTATCCCCCGATACGGGACAGGATACCGGTTCAATCTTGAACAAAGCATAATCCTGGGGTTGCCCGGTGTCAATAAAAATTTATACTAGCTCTCCTTATTTGAGGGCCTTTTATAGCTGTGTTACAATGGCCTCTCGTTAAGGAGTAAAGAGTTCCATGAAAAAGCGCGTTTTTTCCGGCATCAGGCCGACCGGCCGCATCCACCTGGGCAACTACCTGGGCGCGGTGCAGAACTATGTGGCCATGCAGGACGAATATGATTGCATCTATTGCGTGGTGGATATCCATGCACTGACGACCCTGGAAGATACCCACCTGTTGAAAGACAATGTCAGGGAGCAGATGATCGACCTTCTGGCTGCCGGTCTGGATCCCGATAAATGCATCCTCTTCGTCCAATCACACGTACCGGAAGTGACTGAGCTTTTCACATTGCTGGGGATGGCGACGCCGCTGTCCTGGCTGTTGCGGGTGCCGACCTTCAAGGAAAAAGCGAAGCAACAACCTCATAACGTCAATTACGGGCTGGTGGGTTACCCAGTGTTGATGACCGCCGACATCGTCCTGTATAAAGCTGAGGCTGTACCGGTCGGCGAAGATCAGTTGCCGCACCTGGAACTGGCGCGGGAAATCGTGCGGCGGTTCAACGACCAGTTCGGCCCGACCTTCCCCGAACCGAAGGGCAAACTGACCAGCTTCCCGATGGTGGTCGGCTTGGACGGCCGGGACAAGATGAGCAAGTCCTTGAACAACCACATCGAACTGGCGGCTACCCCCGAAGAAACGATGAAAAAGGTGATGAGCGCCGTGACCGATCCAGCCAGACGCCTGCGCTCCGATCCGGGCCACCCGGAGGTATGCAACATCTATAAGTTGCAAAAGCATTTCAGTCCGGCCATAGTCGATGAGATCGCTTCCGAGTGCCAGAGCGCTTCCCGCGGTTGCGTGGACTGTAAAAAACAACTCGGCGCCGCTATCAACGAATACCTGGCGCCGCTGCGGGCCCGCCGGGCGGAGATCGCCGCGGACCAGGCATATATCGACAAGGTGATCAAAGAGGGCGCCGAGAAGGCCCGGGCTATCGCCAGGGTGACAATGGTCGAGGTCAAGCAAAAGATGGGGCTGCTTTGAGTTCTGCCATTCTCAAGGTTAGCTGTCAGGATCGCAAAGGCATCATTGCCGCCACGGCCGATTTCATCTCGATGAACGGCGGCAATATCATCACGCTGGATGAGTTCGTCGACCGGACCAGCAATACCTTTTTCATGCGGGTGGAGTGGGATCTCAAGGATTTTACCATCGAACAGCCCGAGATCAGGAATGCCGTCGATGCATTGGCTGCGGACAACAGCTTCGGCGGTAACTGGGAATTGCACTATTCCGACGGCCTCCCCAGGATGGCAATCATGGTCTCCAGGTTCGACCACTGCCTGTGGGACCTGCTGCTGCGGCACAAGGCCGGGGAGCTCAAGTGCGACATCCCGGTGATAATCAGCAATCATGAAGATCTCAGATATATCGCCGATCTCTTCGGAATCGATTTCCAGGTAGTAACCAAGAGCGCGGAGAACAAGACCGACGCGGAGCGGCAGGAGTTCGAGATACTAGATACCTGCGGCGCTGATTTTGTCGTCATGGCGCGCTATATGCAGGTCTTGAGCCCGGATTTCCTCAGCCGGTACGAAAACCGCGTCATCAACATCCACCATTCCTTTCTACCGGCTTTCGAGGGTGCTAAACCGTACCACCGGGCGTTCGAGCGGGGGGTGAAGGTCATCGGCGCGACGGCGCATTTCGCTACGGCTGACCTCGATAAGGGCCCGATCATACATCAGGGCACGCTTCAGATCTCTCACCAGGACAGCGTGGATGACCTGATCACTAAAGGGCGGGATATCGAGAAGAGGGTGCTGTCGGACGGGGTGAAACTGTTTATCGCCCGGAGGGTGTTCGTGCACGAGAACCGGACGGTTATTTTATAGCCTGGTCAACCTCGCCAGCTCCATCTAAGATAAACACCTCATCGATCGTCGAGTGCAGCGTTTCTGGCGTTCGGAACCGTCACACGCACATCGGTCGTCGCAATGCGTGGATTACTACAGGCGGCTCAGGAACCGCTTGATCCGTTCGAGTGCTTCCTCTATCTGGGGCAGAGATGTAGCGTAGCAACAGCGGAGGTAACCTTCTCCCTGTTCACCGAAGGCGGTGCCGGGTACGGCGGCCACTTTTTCTTCCTTGAGGAGACGTTCCGCGAACTCGTCAGAGGAAAGGCCGGTGCTTTTTACCGAGGGGAAGGCGTAGAAAGCGCCGCGGGGTTCGAAACAGGACAGGCCGAGGGAATTGAAGCCGGAGACCATGACCATGCGGCGGCGGTTATAGTCGTCCACCATGGCCTGGATGTCTTCTTCGCCGTTCTTGAGGGCTTCGATGGCGGCGGCCTGACCCATGGAAGAGGCGCAGAGCATGGTGTATTGATGGATCTTGGTCATACCGGCGATGATCTCACGCGGGCCGGCGGCATAACCGATGCGCCAGCCGGTCATGGAATAACACTTGGAGACGCCGTTCAGGAGAATGGTGCGCTCCTTCATGCCGGGCAGGCTGGCAAAGGACGGGACGGAGACTCCGTAGGTCAGGCGGTTGTAGATCTCGTCGGAGATGACGGTCAGGTTATGACGCTGGGCCAGCACGGCGATCTCAGCCAGTTTGTCGGCCGGCATGACGGCGCCGGTGGGGTTGGCGGGATAGCCCAATAGGATTGCCCTGGTCTTGGGTGTGATGCAACGGGCGACATCGTTAGGATTAAGTTCGAATGACTGGTCTTCATAAGTCGGCACGGGTACCGGCACGCCGCCGGCCAGGGTGACGCAGGATGAGTAGGAGACATAGCACGGGTCCGGCAGAAGGACCTCGTCGCCGGGATCGAGTATGGCCCGGGCGGCCAGGTCGAGGGCTTCGCTGACGCCTACGGTGACCAGCAACTCGCCGTTCCAGTCATAGTTCAGCTGGTGGGTCTCGCTCAGATAGCGGGCGATTTCATGGCGCAGTTCCGGCGAACCGGCGTTGCTGGTGTACATGGTGCGCCCGTGCTCCAAGGCGAAGATGGCCGCCTCGCGGATATGCCAGGGCGTGGCGAAATCAGGCTCACCGACGCCCAGTGAAATGGCGCCCTCCATACCAGCCAGTAGGTCAAAGAACTTCCGGATACCGGAAGGCTTGATCGCCTTGACGCGCTGCGAGGTCAGTGAACGTTCGATTCTGGTTTCGATCGACATCGTATCCAAACCTACAGGACGACCTGTTGACGCGGAATCTCTTCGGCTCCGGCCAGCACGGCACCATCTTCCTTGTAGCGTTTGAGCATAAAGTTGGTGGTGGTGCCTTGAACGCCGTCGATCTGCGACAGCTTCTGGGAAACAAAATCAGCCACCTGGTGCATGGTTTTGCCGGTGACCAGTACCGCCAGGTCATAGGTGCCGGACATCAGGTAGACGGTGCGGGCTTCCGGGAAGCGGTAGATGCGCTCGGCGATGGCGTCGAAACCAGTGTCACGCTGCGGCACCACCTTGACCTCGATGATAGCTTCAACCCGTTCGTTGGAGATCTTTTCCCAGTTGATGACTGTCTTATAACGGACGATGGTGCGGTCGGCCTCGGCGTCGCTGATGATCTGTTTGACCTCTGAAAGATCAGCGCCGGTCATGCGGGCAATCTGTTCGGGGGAGGTACGGGCATCGGCTTCCAGTATTTTGAGGATTTCTTGTTTGAGCATAGCAAACCCCTAACGTCAGTTGTGCCCGTCATTATACGCATTCGAGACGTCTCGTGCAACGGCGCACGATTAGAGCAGGTATTTTCCGGGGTATGTTCTTTTAATTGGCAGCCATATCAAATGACTTTGCCTTGCTTATGGGCGACGGCGTCTAACGAAGCGCCGAAGGCGGTACCGATAGCGATGCCGATGACGATACCGGCGCCAACGTTGTCGAAAGCCGCACCCAGCGCGACGCCAATACCAGTCCCGAGGGCGATCCACATGCCCATGTTCTCACCTTCCTCGACAAGTTGATGAGCTTCCTTCAGATGTTTGACGGTGTTATCGATCAATCGATAGTAAGTTTTCCAGTCGTCGATACGCCATTTTTCACGATCGAACGAATTGAGCGCTTCCGTCAGTTGGTCGGTGATCTGCGGATGTCCAGCACAGAAGTCACAATCAGCGGAAAGAGCTTCCAGCCGCCTTATCACCTGAAGGACCATGTCCAGGCGGAGCCGTTTCTGCTCCTTCGGGCTGAGGCCGTCTCTAAGGGACTGGATTTTAGCTTCGAGAGCCGCATTTGGAGCGTTCGTGTCTGCCATACTCGCCTCGATACATTCGATTGAAAATATTGTAGCATTTCACCCAGCGATCATCAGGTGGGTTTAATTTATGCTTTCGGTGCGAAGGCCTCAACGAAATATGCGATCTCCTCGTCAACCGCCAGTTTGATGGGATCAATAGTGATGGACGTGGGGTGGCCGTAAGTGGCGTCATACTCCACGAGAAGGCTGTCGGCTTCGGTATTGATGGCATCCTGGATGATGTCGAAGAGTTTTTCGATGGTGTCGGCCCGCTGGAAGAAATCGGTGGTGACGGTTTTGGGTTCATCAGTGTACTCGATACTTATGGCGACGCCGTCCTCTACTTCGATATCGACCGGACGGGTGTTGTCCGGCGGGCAGAAACATCCGATGCGCAACTGGAAATCATAGCTGGCGATAGCGGCCTGTTCCCATTTGGCGCGGTTGGTATCGAGCACCTCCTGTGCCGGATCTTTTGCCGGTGAGCAACCTGACAGCATGGGAATTACCAGCGCCAGGCTCAAGGTGAATAACAGGATCAGATGTCGATTTATATTTTTCATATTTTTTATAACGGCAAATCAACGCACGAGATAGTATTGGCCTAA is a window encoding:
- a CDS encoding SPFH domain-containing protein, which gives rise to MSVGLIIGPVLLLLILIYLALGFRIVRPTHRGLIERLGKYQRFASPGLNIIIPFVDTIRRVDVTERMIDAGSQEIITADKLNASVDAQVYFKVRSTEDGVKASQYNVQEFERQIVSLARTTLRNIIGTLTLTSANSERNIINGNLYATLEKETGNWGIDIVRTELKEINPPADVQATMNSVVMAENKKQAAVDFATAAETEADGRRRAAIKAAEGERQAAILEAEGNKLSQILIAEGEAAAIKLVNEAAEAYFKGNAQKLRQLQAVETALSGNSKIVLPSGTSITNVIGNLAGFEDSGAGNP
- the trpS gene encoding tryptophan--tRNA ligase, whose product is MKKRVFSGIRPTGRIHLGNYLGAVQNYVAMQDEYDCIYCVVDIHALTTLEDTHLLKDNVREQMIDLLAAGLDPDKCILFVQSHVPEVTELFTLLGMATPLSWLLRVPTFKEKAKQQPHNVNYGLVGYPVLMTADIVLYKAEAVPVGEDQLPHLELAREIVRRFNDQFGPTFPEPKGKLTSFPMVVGLDGRDKMSKSLNNHIELAATPEETMKKVMSAVTDPARRLRSDPGHPEVCNIYKLQKHFSPAIVDEIASECQSASRGCVDCKKQLGAAINEYLAPLRARRAEIAADQAYIDKVIKEGAEKARAIARVTMVEVKQKMGLL
- the purU gene encoding formyltetrahydrofolate deformylase gives rise to the protein MSSAILKVSCQDRKGIIAATADFISMNGGNIITLDEFVDRTSNTFFMRVEWDLKDFTIEQPEIRNAVDALAADNSFGGNWELHYSDGLPRMAIMVSRFDHCLWDLLLRHKAGELKCDIPVIISNHEDLRYIADLFGIDFQVVTKSAENKTDAERQEFEILDTCGADFVVMARYMQVLSPDFLSRYENRVINIHHSFLPAFEGAKPYHRAFERGVKVIGATAHFATADLDKGPIIHQGTLQISHQDSVDDLITKGRDIEKRVLSDGVKLFIARRVFVHENRTVIL
- a CDS encoding aminotransferase class I/II-fold pyridoxal phosphate-dependent enzyme, which translates into the protein MSIETRIERSLTSQRVKAIKPSGIRKFFDLLAGMEGAISLGVGEPDFATPWHIREAAIFALEHGRTMYTSNAGSPELRHEIARYLSETHQLNYDWNGELLVTVGVSEALDLAARAILDPGDEVLLPDPCYVSYSSCVTLAGGVPVPVPTYEDQSFELNPNDVARCITPKTRAILLGYPANPTGAVMPADKLAEIAVLAQRHNLTVISDEIYNRLTYGVSVPSFASLPGMKERTILLNGVSKCYSMTGWRIGYAAGPREIIAGMTKIHQYTMLCASSMGQAAAIEALKNGEEDIQAMVDDYNRRRMVMVSGFNSLGLSCFEPRGAFYAFPSVKSTGLSSDEFAERLLKEEKVAAVPGTAFGEQGEGYLRCCYATSLPQIEEALERIKRFLSRL
- a CDS encoding Lrp/AsnC family transcriptional regulator, translated to MLKQEILKILEADARTSPEQIARMTGADLSEVKQIISDAEADRTIVRYKTVINWEKISNERVEAIIEVKVVPQRDTGFDAIAERIYRFPEARTVYLMSGTYDLAVLVTGKTMHQVADFVSQKLSQIDGVQGTTTNFMLKRYKEDGAVLAGAEEIPRQQVVL
- a CDS encoding DUF6174 domain-containing protein; the protein is MKNINRHLILLFTLSLALVIPMLSGCSPAKDPAQEVLDTNRAKWEQAAIASYDFQLRIGCFCPPDNTRPVDIEVEDGVAISIEYTDEPKTVTTDFFQRADTIEKLFDIIQDAINTEADSLLVEYDATYGHPTSITIDPIKLAVDEEIAYFVEAFAPKA